The region ATTCGCAAAAATTAATATCATCGAAACCACGAAACAATAAATTGCACATGATTCGATCATTGCCAGTCCGATGAATAACGTGCTTGTTATTTTGGACGAAGCATCGGGTTGTTGTGCCAGTGACTGCAACGCACTTGCAATGGCCCGTCCTTCGGCCAATGCCGGCATCATGCATCCTATACCTGTTGTCAGCCCTGCTGTAATAATAGTAGCTGCGCTAATTATAGTACTGCTGTCCATAGTTTATTCCTCCTTATTATTTATTTTTTTATTTTGTTTTATTTTCTTTTTGCTTTCGACAGTGATTCCCGAAGCAATGTATACTGTTGCCAGAATGCTGAAGATATATGCCTGAACCATTCCCGTAAGCAAACCGAGTATACTTATGACCATTGGAAATATAAAAGGCACTATACTTAAAAGTATGGCCACGATCATACTGCCACTCATGATATTCCCGAAAAGTCTTACTGCTAAAGCTATGGTACGTGAAAATTCACTGATGATATGAAAAGGCAGCATAATGAAATTGGGATGTAAATAAGATTTGAGATAACCCAATAAACCACATCGGCAAATACCGAAAAAGGGTACGGCAAAAAACACACTTAACGAGAGTGCCGCTGTTGTTGACAGAGAGCCCGTGGGAGGTTCATAACCCGGAAAAATGATACACAGGTTAGACGTACCAATGAATAAAAACAAGGTGCCCAGGAATCCTATATATTTTACAGGTTCTTTTAACCCTATTTCTTCAATTTGTTTATTAATGCCTTTTACCAGCATTTCAAGTATACATTGCCAACGCGAAATATGAATATCTGTACGAAGTTTTCGTGTGATGAGTATGGAAATACTTACCAATACCAACATAATTGCCCATGTCCAAACAATAGTACCGTTAATGCAGAAGATGCCTTGCTGCCAGAAAATAGTATCGTCGGGGCTAAGCCTCATCTTTTACCTCCACTTTTTTGTTTACATTATTAGATAAAAATCGTTTACTCAGTAATCGTGCGAGAATAAAACCGAACAAACAAATGAGTAATTTTTTCCAGTTTCCTTCCGATATATAATAAAACCCAACAAGGGCGATTCCTGTTCTTAAAATAAAACTTCCCAGCACCCATAGTAACGGGTTTTTTGATGTTACACCTTTTTTTATGGTAAGCCATAAGCCACCAAAAAATATTGCGCCAATTATAATACCTGCAAATAGTGCAGCTACCATATATAAATCTTCATTTACCATTTCCATTATTTTTATGCATTTTTTTGTTTTCTTTATCAACCCAGTGCCATGCCAGCAGACATCCTAACACCAGGCCCACGAACAGCAGGGATATTGTCCATGAGAATGTCTGCGGATAATTTTTATCAAGCCATACTCCTGATGCAACACCCAGCAAAGTAGGAACAACAACCGACCAGCCCACTATCCCGAATAATCCAAAACCCAGCCACACACTCCGTTTCTCCTGACGCAGCGATTTTAGTTTTTGCTTTTCTTTCTTGGCAATCTTCTGGCTTAACTCATCTCTACCTTTTATATCCACTGCTTTCATTTTATTCTTTTAAAAACTTTTTAAGGCTATTAATTAAACTATTGCTCATTTTCTCCATGACTTTATTTATATTTTTTTCTTTCTCGTCCACGTACAAAAATTCTTTTTCCACCAACTCATGTAGTTTCCCAAGATCCGTTCCACCAATCGCATTGCGAACCGACACCAGCACATCATTTCCTGTTTTGATCAATATTCCTTCATCAATAGCAATGTAAACCACACCCTGTGTTTCTGTTTCGTATTCGAAGATGCCCGGAACCAAAGCAGCTACACAATCAAGTCGTTGTGGTAAAAATCCATAAGAGCCATTCTTTGTTTCTGCAACAATACGTCTGACCTGCGTGTTTTCAGAAAACACTTTATAAGGCAACAATATCTTTAATTTCATTAATGATGGTTCCATACTTTATGATTTCATTTGTC is a window of Bacteroidales bacterium DNA encoding:
- a CDS encoding F0F1 ATP synthase subunit C, whose translation is MDSSTIISAATIITAGLTTGIGCMMPALAEGRAIASALQSLAQQPDASSKITSTLFIGLAMIESCAIYCFVVSMILIFANPFWNHFIAH
- a CDS encoding F0F1 ATP synthase subunit A codes for the protein MRLSPDDTIFWQQGIFCINGTIVWTWAIMLVLVSISILITRKLRTDIHISRWQCILEMLVKGINKQIEEIGLKEPVKYIGFLGTLFLFIGTSNLCIIFPGYEPPTGSLSTTAALSLSVFFAVPFFGICRCGLLGYLKSYLHPNFIMLPFHIISEFSRTIALAVRLFGNIMSGSMIVAILLSIVPFIFPMVISILGLLTGMVQAYIFSILATVYIASGITVESKKKIKQNKKINNKEE
- a CDS encoding ATP synthase subunit I, which produces MVNEDLYMVAALFAGIIIGAIFFGGLWLTIKKGVTSKNPLLWVLGSFILRTGIALVGFYYISEGNWKKLLICLFGFILARLLSKRFLSNNVNKKVEVKDEA
- a CDS encoding AtpZ/AtpI family protein, which translates into the protein MKAVDIKGRDELSQKIAKKEKQKLKSLRQEKRSVWLGFGLFGIVGWSVVVPTLLGVASGVWLDKNYPQTFSWTISLLFVGLVLGCLLAWHWVDKENKKMHKNNGNGK
- a CDS encoding F0F1 ATP synthase subunit epsilon, translated to MEPSLMKLKILLPYKVFSENTQVRRIVAETKNGSYGFLPQRLDCVAALVPGIFEYETETQGVVYIAIDEGILIKTGNDVLVSVRNAIGGTDLGKLHELVEKEFLYVDEKEKNINKVMEKMSNSLINSLKKFLKE